From Glycine soja cultivar W05 chromosome 4, ASM419377v2, whole genome shotgun sequence, the proteins below share one genomic window:
- the LOC114408507 gene encoding NPC intracellular cholesterol transporter 1-like yields MDLRLGFFRSLSCLQFFLILSLVEANNFSTRLLLTSNANTTGERHSEDYCAMYDICGTRSDGKVVNCPYGSPAVKPDDLLSSKIQSLCPTITGNVCCTEAQFETLRTQVQQAIPFLVGCPACLRNFLNLFCELTCSPNQSLFINVTSVDNVGGNLTVGGIDYFVTDAFGEGLYESCKEVKFGTMNSRALQFIGAGAQNYKDWFSFIGRKAAPHGLGSPYAITFWPNATASSDMKPMNVSTYSCGDISLGCSCGDCPSSSVCSNSASTTTNKKDSCSVKVGTLMVKCVDLSLAVLYIILICVFLGWGLYHRIRERKPTYRTKSVSNVISDGALYSHNREKDENLPMQIHMMEDAQQNRNRVRLSAVQGYMTNFYRKYGSYVARHPIMVLASSLAIVLLLCLGLIRFKVETRPEKLWVGPGSKAAQEKQFFDTHLAPFYRIEQLILATVPDHVNSTSTRIVSEDNIRFLFEIQKKVDAIRANYSGLTVSLQDICMKPLDKDCATQSVLQYFKMDLKNFDDYGGIEHLNYCFEHYSSADHCMSAFKAPLDPSTVLGGFSGNDYSEASAFIVTYPINNAINEEGNGTRKAVAWEKTFIQLVKDELLPMVQSRNLTLAFSSESSVEEELKRESTADAITILVSYLVMFAYISLTLGDTLHPSSFYISSKVMLGLSGVILVMLSVIGSVGFFSVLGIKSTLIIMEVIPFLVLAVGVDNMCILVHAVKRQKLELPLEGRISNALVEVGPSITLASVSEVLAFAVGSFISMPAIRVFSMFAALAVLLDFLLQVTAFVALIVLDSLRAEDKRVDCFPCIKVHADPDIGTGRRKPGLLARYMKEVHAPILSIWGVKIVVIAIFVGFALASIALSTRIEPGLEQEIVLPRDSYLQGYFNNVSEYLRIGPPVYFVVKNYNYSSESTHTNQLCSISHCNSDSLLNEIARAALVPDTSYIAKPAASWLDDFLVWVSPEAFGCCRKFTNGSYCPPDDQPPCCAPGESSCVSVGTCKDCTTCFRHSDLHNDRPSTTQFREKLPWFLSSLPSADCAKGGHGAYTSSVELKGYDNGIIKASSFRTYHTPLNKQIDYVNSMRAAREFSSRVSDSLKIEIFPYSVFYMFFEQYLHIWKTALVNLAIAIGAVFIVCLVITSSLWSSSIILLVLAMIVVDLMGVMAILNIQLNALSVVNLVMSVGIAVEFCVHMTHSFTVASGDRDQRAKEALGTMGASVFSGITLTKLVGVIVLCFSRTEVFVIYYFRMYLSLVLLGFLHGLVFLPVVLSIFGPPSRCSIIEQEEDRSSTSS; encoded by the exons ATGGACcttcggctagggtttttccgTTCATTATCTTGCTTACAG ttttttctaattttatctttggtAGAAGCAAACAATTTCTCAACAAGGCTTCTTTTGACTTCCAATGCCAACACAACGGG GGAAAGGCATTCCGAGGATTATTGTGCAATGTATGACATTTGTGGAACGCGCAGTGATGGTAAAGTAGTGAACTGTCCATATGGTTCCCCGGCTGTGAAG CCAGATGATTTGCTTTCATCAAAGATCCAAAGTTTGTGTCCAACAATTACTGGGAACGTTTGTTGTACAGAAGCTCAGTTTGAAACATTAAGGACGCAAGTCCAACAG GCAATTCCTTTTCTTGTAGGTTGTCCAGCATGCTTAAGAAACTTTTTGAATCTGTTCTGTGAGCTTACATGTTCTCCAAATCAGAGTTTATTTATCAATGTGACTTCAGTTGACAAT GTTGGTGGTAATTTGACAGTGGGTGGGATTGATTATTTTGTAACTGATGCTTTTGGTGAAGGGTTATATGAATCCTGCAAGGAGGTAAAGTTTGGCACTATGAATTCTCGAGCTCTACAATTTATTGGTGCCGgtgctcaaaattataaag ACTGGTTTTCTTTTATTGGTAGAAAAGCTGCCCCTCATGGTCTTGGTTCACCTTATGCAATTACATTCTGGCCAAATGCAACCGCATCATCTGACATGAAACCTATGAATGTTTCAACTTATTCATGTGGTGATATTTCTCTTGGCTGTTCTTGTGGTGACTGTCCTTCGTCTTCAGTATGCTCTAATTCAGCTTCAACTACCACCAATAAGAAGGATTCCTGCTCAGTGAAAGTTGGGACTTTAATG GTGAAGTGTGTTGACTTGAGTTTAGCAGTCTTATACATTATATTGATTTGCGTGTTCTTGGGTTGGGGGTTGTATCATCGGATAAGGGAAAGAAAACCGACGTACAGAACAAAATCAGTGTCCAATGTCATTAGTGATGGTGCGCTGTATTCTCATAATAGGGAGAAGGATGAGAACCTCCCAATGCAGATTCAT ATGATGGAAGATGCTCAACAAAACAGAAATAGAGTTCGGCTCTCGGCTGTACAAGGATATATGACAAATTTTTACAG GAAATATGGATCATATGTAGCTAGACATCCAATTATGGTGCTGGCTTCATCCCTGGCTATAGTTCTTCTCCTCTGTCTAGGTCTAATCCGATTCAAGGTTGAGACACGACCTGAGAAG CTCTGGGTAGGACCTGGGAGTAAAGCAGCACAAGAGAAGCAGTTTTTTGACACTCATCTTGCTCCATTTTACAGAATTGAACAG CTCATTCTGGCCACTGTTCCAGATCATGTAAATAGTACATCAACAAGAATTGTGTCAGAGGACAACATTAGGTTTCTGTTtgaaatacagaaaaag GTTGATGCAATTCGTGCTAATTATTCTGGCTTGACGGTATCTCTCCAAGACATCTGTATGAAGCCACTAGACAAAGATTGTGCCACTCAAAGTGTCCTTCAG TACTTCAAAATGGATCTAAAAAATTTTGATGATTATGGGGGCATAGAGCATCTCAATTACTGTTTTGAG CATTATTCCTCAGCAGACCATTGTATGAGTGCATTTAAAGCTCCTCTGGATCCAAGCACTGTATTAGGAGGTTTTTCTGGGAATGATTATTCTGAG GCATCTGCGTTCATCGTAACATATCCAATAAATAATGCTATTAATGAAGAAGGTAATGGAACCAGAAAGGCAGTTGCTTGGGAGAAGACCTTTATTCAGTTGGTGAAG GATGAGCTGTTACCGATGGTACAATCAAGAAATTTGACACTGGCTTTTTCATCTGAAAGCTCTGTTGAGGAAGAATTGAAAAGAGAAAGTACTGCAGATGCTATTACGATATTG GTTAGCTATCTTGTGATGTTTGCTTACATATCTCTTACTTTAGGGGATACCCTCCACCCTTCGTCTTTCTATATTTCATCTAAG GTGATGCTTGGTCTTTCAGGAGTAATTCTTGTTATGCTGTCTGTCATTGGATCAGTTGGATTTTTTAGTGTGCTTGGTATAAAATCTACTCTGATCATCATGGAAGTTATCCCATTTCTTGTCCTAGCT GTTGGGGTGGATAATATGTGTATACTAGTTCATGCTGTAAAAAGACAAAAGCTGGAGTTGCCCTTAGAAGGACGAATAAGCAATGCACTTGTTGAAGTTGGACCATCAATAACATTGGCCAGTGTATCAGAGGTTTTAGCATTTGCAGTTGGGAGTTTTATTTCCATGCCTGCAATTCGTGTGTTCTCCATGTTTGCTG CATTGGCTGTTCTTTTGGACTTCCTCCTGCAAGTTACCGCTTTTGTAGCTCTGATAGTTCTTGACTCCTTACGGGCAGAGGATAAGAGAGTTGATTGTTTTCCATGCATAAAAGTACATGCGGACCCTGATATAG GAACTGGACGAAGAAAACCTGGTTTATTGGCTCGATACATGAAG GAGGTTCATGCTCCCATTCTGAGTATTTGGGGAGTAAAAATAGTTGTCATAGCTATTTTTGTGGGATTTGCATTGGCTAGCATT GCATTGAGCACTAGAATTGAACCTGGTTTAGAACAAGAGATTGTTCTTCCTCGAGATTCATATCTTCAG GGTTATTTCAATAATGTTTCAGAATATCTCAGAATTGGACCTCCTGTGTATTTTGTTGTGAAAAACTATAACTACAG CTCAGAATCAACGCATACAAATCAGCTTTGCTCCATTAGCCATTGCAATTCAGACTCTCTTTTAAATGAG ATTGCTAGAGCGGCCCTTGTACCAGACACAAGTTATATTGCCAAGCCAGCTGCCTCATGGCTTGATGATTTTCTTGTGTGGGTGTCTCCAGAAGCATTTGGGTGCTGCAGGAAGTTTACAAATGGGAGTTATTGCCCTCCTGATGATCAG CCTCCTTGCTGTGCTCCTGGGGAAAGCTCTTGTGTTTCAGTAGGAACATGTAAAGATTGCACAACG tgttTCCGTCACTCAGATCTCCATAATGATCGTCCATCTACAACACAATTTAGGGAGAAACTGCCATGGTTTCTTAGTTCTCTGCCATCTGCTGATTGTGCAAAAGGTGGTCATGGAGCTTACACCAGCAGTGTTGAACTGAAag GCTACGACAATGGCATTATTAAAGCATCGTCATTTCGTACTTATCATACCCCACTCAACAAGCAG ATTGACTATGTTAATTCTATGAGGGCTGCTCGAGAGTTCAGTTCAAGAGTTTCTGATTCTTTGAAG ATTGAGATCTTTCCATATTCAgtgttttatatgttttttgagCAATACCTTCATATATGGAAGACTGCACTGGTCAACCTTGCTATAGCTATTG GTGCAGTATTTATTGTGTGCTTGGTTATCACGAGCAG TTTATGGAGCtcatcaatcattttgttgGTATTGGCAATGATTGTGGTTGATCTTATG GGTGTGATGGCCATTCTGAATATCCAATTGAATGCACTCTCGGTGGTCAACCTTGTTATGTCAGTGGGCATTGCTGTTGAGTTTTGTGTGCATATGACTCATTCTTTCACT GTAGCAAGTGGAGACAGAGATCAACGTGCTAAGGAGGCTTTGGGTACAATGGGTGCTTCAGTGTTCAG TGGTATCACACTAACAAAGCTGGTTGGAGTTATTGTTCTTTGCTTCTCAAGAACAGAAGTGTTTGTG ATTTATTACTTTCGGATGTACTTGTCATTGGTACTTCTTGGTTTCTTGCATGGACTTGTTTTCTTGCCG GTAGTATTAAGCATCTTTGGTCCACCTTCAAGATGTTCAATCATTGAGCAAGAGGAAGATCGTTCATCAACCTCTTCATAG